One Roseimicrobium gellanilyticum DNA window includes the following coding sequences:
- a CDS encoding L,D-transpeptidase family protein, with translation MSSERTPLIFTLAAVAGVLVVALVGWLFDRTLMNPASRIPERFARELPPACRQIMLVVSPHETSITAKLWLMERRDEGGSWRLHRGPIDVTLGRNGLAWGIGEHSDPPPEGFRIKHEGDGCSPAGIFRIPFAFGLASPEAAAHLRLPYTFLSPDIFGIEDPNSRYYNQVVDVTKVQRDWPDNEHLPMRRYTSLYYWGAFVEHNPQRIPGAGSCIFLHRWPGPGESTAGCTGMTEQDLGDVLTWLDPALEPRLVQCVEGW, from the coding sequence ATGTCCTCGGAGCGCACCCCACTCATCTTCACCCTCGCTGCGGTGGCCGGCGTGCTGGTGGTAGCGCTGGTGGGTTGGCTGTTCGACCGCACCCTCATGAACCCGGCATCACGAATCCCCGAGCGCTTCGCTCGTGAACTGCCTCCCGCGTGCCGGCAGATCATGCTGGTGGTCTCGCCGCATGAGACTTCCATCACGGCGAAGTTGTGGCTCATGGAGCGCAGGGACGAGGGCGGCTCATGGAGACTTCATCGTGGCCCCATCGATGTGACCCTGGGTCGCAATGGCCTCGCGTGGGGCATCGGTGAGCACTCGGATCCGCCACCGGAAGGTTTCCGCATCAAGCATGAAGGAGACGGGTGCAGCCCCGCAGGCATCTTCCGTATTCCCTTTGCCTTCGGTCTCGCTTCGCCAGAGGCGGCCGCACACTTGCGCCTGCCCTATACATTCCTCTCACCAGATATCTTCGGCATCGAGGACCCCAACTCCCGCTACTACAACCAGGTGGTGGATGTGACCAAGGTCCAGCGCGACTGGCCGGACAATGAACACCTGCCCATGCGGCGCTACACTTCGTTGTATTATTGGGGCGCTTTCGTCGAGCACAATCCCCAGCGCATCCCCGGTGCCGGCTCCTGCATCTTCCTCCATCGCTGGCCCGGTCCCGGTGAATCCACCGCAGGCTGCACCGGAATGACCGAGCAGGACCTCGGCGACGTGCTCACATGGCTGGACCCCGCCCTGGAACCCCGCCTCGTACAGTGCGTGGAGGGATGGTGA
- a CDS encoding arsenate reductase family protein — MLKVYTYAGCSTCKSATKWLKAQGISFDEKPIRETPPSVAELKAMLKARGDLKPLFNTSGQDYRAMGIKDKLADMSEADALKLLSEHGNLVKRPFALDKDAGVYLVGFKEEEWAKALK; from the coding sequence ATGCTCAAAGTGTATACCTATGCAGGCTGCTCCACGTGCAAGTCCGCCACCAAATGGCTGAAGGCACAGGGCATTTCCTTTGATGAGAAGCCCATCCGTGAAACGCCACCTTCCGTGGCTGAGCTCAAGGCCATGCTGAAAGCGCGTGGTGATCTCAAGCCGCTCTTCAATACCTCCGGCCAGGACTACCGCGCCATGGGCATCAAGGACAAGCTTGCGGACATGAGTGAAGCGGATGCGCTGAAGCTGCTCTCTGAGCACGGCAATCTGGTGAAGCGGCCCTTCGCGCTCGACAAGGATGCGGGGGTGTACCTGGTGGGCTTCAAGGAGGAGGAGTGGGCGAAGGCGCTGAAGTAG
- a CDS encoding alpha/beta hydrolase fold domain-containing protein produces MKRHLLSLFGILIAHASQAAPPAEPANAPQEEQAQAATRAKYPLVPRLTQDEYEATLRHWRTKHPKTFTFQKRDESPEGFPIYLAKVTDMSVPDVDKQVCLVTALHSGPEHSGATACLALMEWLLGDSPEAAETRRRQIVLFMPVINPMAMFHTDRFRNSKGVDPYTSLGPLGKSLDVRHLMLMNEVSAPEIGAVLSVMDEYQPEVHADLHGIGLQEYAPEQLGQRRLYQGQMMTEVTGSAYSNFTLRPWDWRVTEAMITAGREAGFPSDRFEADAQRSFSGPEVAAQAGRLWSGQPLFYTSQYGYFKYHTMILAMEVAWEESAVARMRGLLRLGNKTWEDERAPGYPVQRMKSLVGHFITTWGRNATERRASRAELWPAQEHAGMGFLYPETWGRTTLVCATSPEAKKALQGDYKTLPSRIAPLIGTEQAAALETFLSSGPEIKVALDAAMTKQSAEPIPELKHGIGFRLRLPTLKPGKLDVRLNGVALSESSEDGYEAWSADGWTQVQVQVPPAKAAASSLYFITCAYQPEEKRVTGWLPPKEVREDLKSDVAHELLPNLTEVPYGAHFRQTLDLWQTKSQKPAPLVLYIHGGGWNAGDKNDIHRHLDVKRLLDTGISVASVNYRFIRDAQAESAPPPVQQPVHPPVQWPLQDAARALQLLRSRAGEWGLDPRRIGATGVSAGGCTALWLGLHDDLAKSDPKDAIARESTRLSAVAVKAAQTTLDPQLMLEWMPGSNYGGHAFGLQKKGMSRPDAFPPFLKARTELQPLIDEYSPLHHLSTGDPPLLLYYPRQAEIGAMEKGSPQSDPAHSALFGALMVEPAKAAGVPLHLLYPGGPKTEDDSMEAFLIRHLTPR; encoded by the coding sequence ATGAAACGCCACCTGCTATCGCTATTCGGCATCCTCATCGCACATGCTTCGCAAGCCGCGCCACCTGCGGAACCCGCCAATGCACCGCAGGAAGAACAGGCGCAGGCAGCCACACGAGCCAAGTATCCCCTGGTGCCGCGCCTCACGCAGGACGAGTATGAAGCCACACTCCGGCATTGGCGCACCAAGCACCCAAAGACATTCACGTTTCAAAAGCGCGACGAGTCACCGGAGGGATTTCCCATTTACCTCGCCAAGGTGACTGATATGAGCGTGCCGGATGTGGACAAGCAAGTATGCCTGGTCACCGCGCTGCACTCCGGTCCGGAGCACAGTGGTGCCACCGCCTGCCTTGCCCTCATGGAATGGTTGCTCGGCGATTCGCCTGAGGCAGCCGAGACGCGCCGCCGCCAGATTGTGCTCTTCATGCCGGTCATCAATCCCATGGCGATGTTTCACACGGACCGCTTCCGGAACTCGAAAGGAGTAGACCCCTATACTTCTCTTGGACCGCTGGGGAAGAGCCTGGATGTGCGCCACCTGATGCTGATGAATGAGGTGTCCGCCCCGGAGATAGGGGCGGTGCTCTCGGTGATGGATGAGTATCAGCCGGAGGTGCACGCCGATTTGCACGGCATTGGACTGCAGGAGTACGCGCCGGAGCAGCTCGGCCAGCGACGTCTGTATCAGGGCCAGATGATGACGGAGGTGACTGGATCCGCCTACTCAAACTTCACGCTCCGTCCCTGGGACTGGCGGGTGACGGAGGCGATGATCACTGCCGGCCGCGAGGCAGGATTTCCTTCGGACCGTTTCGAGGCAGATGCGCAACGCTCTTTCTCGGGTCCTGAGGTGGCGGCACAGGCGGGCAGATTGTGGAGTGGACAGCCGCTCTTTTACACATCGCAGTACGGCTACTTCAAATATCACACCATGATACTGGCCATGGAGGTCGCGTGGGAGGAAAGCGCGGTGGCGCGCATGCGTGGTCTCTTGCGGTTGGGAAACAAGACGTGGGAAGACGAACGCGCACCCGGCTATCCCGTGCAGCGCATGAAGTCTCTGGTCGGGCATTTCATCACCACGTGGGGGCGCAATGCCACGGAGCGACGAGCCAGTCGCGCGGAGCTATGGCCTGCGCAGGAGCACGCGGGCATGGGATTCTTGTACCCGGAAACATGGGGACGCACCACGCTGGTCTGCGCGACTTCTCCTGAGGCGAAGAAGGCGTTGCAAGGGGACTACAAGACTCTCCCGTCACGCATCGCGCCTCTCATTGGCACGGAGCAGGCGGCAGCGCTGGAAACATTCCTCAGCAGCGGACCGGAGATCAAGGTGGCGCTCGATGCCGCCATGACGAAGCAGAGTGCTGAGCCCATTCCAGAGCTGAAGCACGGCATCGGCTTCCGTCTACGCCTTCCCACCTTGAAGCCCGGTAAGCTCGATGTCCGGTTGAATGGCGTGGCCTTGTCTGAAAGCTCCGAGGACGGTTATGAAGCCTGGTCCGCAGATGGATGGACCCAGGTCCAGGTCCAGGTGCCACCTGCAAAGGCGGCGGCAAGCAGCCTCTACTTCATCACCTGTGCCTATCAGCCCGAGGAGAAGCGGGTCACGGGCTGGCTGCCTCCCAAGGAAGTGCGCGAAGACCTGAAGAGCGATGTCGCGCACGAACTCCTGCCAAATCTCACTGAGGTCCCCTATGGTGCGCACTTCCGTCAGACACTGGACCTGTGGCAGACAAAGTCACAGAAGCCAGCACCTCTCGTGCTCTACATCCACGGTGGTGGTTGGAATGCGGGTGACAAAAACGATATCCACCGGCACCTGGATGTAAAACGCCTGCTGGATACGGGCATCTCCGTGGCTTCCGTGAACTATCGATTCATTCGTGATGCTCAGGCGGAAAGCGCGCCTCCTCCGGTGCAGCAGCCTGTGCACCCCCCGGTGCAGTGGCCACTGCAAGACGCTGCCCGTGCACTCCAGCTTCTTAGAAGCAGGGCAGGGGAGTGGGGACTCGATCCACGGCGCATCGGCGCTACCGGTGTATCCGCTGGAGGCTGCACCGCCTTGTGGCTGGGCCTGCATGATGACCTGGCGAAGTCCGACCCGAAGGATGCCATCGCCCGCGAGTCCACACGCTTGAGCGCTGTCGCGGTGAAGGCGGCGCAGACCACGCTGGATCCACAGCTCATGCTGGAGTGGATGCCCGGCAGCAACTATGGCGGCCATGCCTTCGGCCTGCAGAAGAAAGGCATGTCGCGTCCCGATGCCTTTCCACCCTTCCTCAAAGCCCGCACCGAATTGCAGCCACTCATTGATGAATACTCACCCCTGCATCATCTCAGTACTGGGGACCCTCCTTTGCTGTTGTACTATCCCCGGCAGGCTGAGATTGGCGCCATGGAAAAGGGAAGCCCGCAGAGTGACCCCGCGCACTCCGCCCTCTTCGGTGCACTCATGGTGGAGCCCGCGAAAGCCGCCGGCGTCCCCTTGCACCTTCTCTATCCTGGAGGTCCGAAGACGGAAGATGATTCCATGGAAGCTTTTCTCATCCGGCACCTGACACCTCGTTGA